In one Parageobacillus genomosp. 1 genomic region, the following are encoded:
- a CDS encoding MotE family protein: MERNQEIEKESRLQWFLLIIVIPALFAITLTVIIMTVAGVNVIDAVKTYTNNIPIISQYIDVQKMQKKLGATIEKQNEMIAKQKKQIRSLENQLSAKQQEVDQLKQELEYLQQSKPFAEETAAEDETVTVEDVANIYNTMSEKNAAAILTTMSESDVFTILSALDSDKAAAILEKMPPDQAAKYTSMLARRAEENQLAEGAAR, encoded by the coding sequence ATGGAAAGAAACCAAGAGATAGAGAAAGAGAGCAGACTTCAATGGTTTTTACTCATCATTGTCATCCCAGCATTGTTTGCGATCACGTTAACCGTTATCATCATGACGGTTGCCGGGGTAAATGTGATAGATGCGGTAAAAACATACACTAACAACATCCCGATTATCTCGCAATATATCGATGTACAAAAAATGCAAAAGAAATTAGGAGCGACGATTGAGAAGCAAAACGAAATGATCGCCAAACAGAAGAAACAAATCCGCAGCCTAGAAAATCAATTGTCGGCGAAACAGCAAGAAGTGGATCAATTGAAGCAGGAACTGGAATATTTACAACAGTCAAAGCCATTTGCGGAAGAGACAGCGGCGGAAGATGAAACGGTCACAGTGGAAGACGTTGCAAATATATATAACACCATGTCAGAGAAAAACGCCGCAGCGATTTTGACTACGATGTCGGAAAGCGATGTGTTCACGATTTTATCAGCATTGGATAGCGACAAAGCGGCGGCGATTTTAGAAAAAATGCCGCCTGATCAGGCAGCCAAATATACGTCCATGTTGGCAAGACGTGCAGAAGAAAATCAACTAGCAGAGGGGGCGGCCCGGTGA
- a CDS encoding flagellar hook-length control protein FliK, whose product MKVAANYPPLGQSMAGSAEKPAAKLAGKEGEWSPFQQLLAIAKADAKDKAENAALSGKHSLSSAEGEKGAVRQSEMEEWTAYLLFLLNGMLEAKEADFFPSFPSDANHHIRNKEMIASFIQQINNSTDPNALMKQIRSIITDELALDKDLFQPLLQNGIMEEESYAYTFRPSTISLLQNGIMEESEGKKDVQAVWQEWLKTFLEQEKKGEGVSYHSRKLERPLSQHPFSFSSNDISSSITVAGNVERKNFTQLFPMLPLNGTMVAPQENIPVITVEQTLPEQKASESFLQRLANVFQSGRFTRFQNGNAQLVIRLYPEHLGTLTVKMVREQGGLTAKLIVSTDSAKALLDANLPQLYQILDTQHIAVEKWNVWTEHHYTPRFYQGEQEQGQKQQQQRKEEKPKKQPLSHFTVEMLDAEA is encoded by the coding sequence GTGAAAGTTGCAGCCAACTATCCACCGTTAGGACAATCGATGGCAGGATCAGCGGAAAAACCCGCTGCGAAACTGGCGGGAAAAGAAGGGGAATGGAGCCCGTTTCAGCAGCTGCTTGCCATAGCCAAAGCGGATGCAAAAGATAAAGCAGAAAACGCAGCTCTGTCAGGGAAACATTCTCTTTCATCGGCTGAAGGAGAAAAAGGTGCAGTACGCCAAAGCGAGATGGAAGAATGGACAGCATATCTTCTTTTTCTGCTTAACGGCATGCTAGAGGCCAAGGAAGCGGACTTTTTCCCGTCTTTTCCTAGCGATGCAAATCATCATATCAGAAATAAGGAAATGATTGCATCATTCATTCAGCAAATCAATAACAGCACGGATCCAAACGCGCTAATGAAACAAATCCGCAGCATCATAACGGATGAACTAGCATTGGATAAAGATTTGTTCCAGCCATTATTGCAAAACGGCATAATGGAAGAAGAATCGTACGCGTACACTTTCAGGCCATCGACCATATCATTATTGCAAAACGGCATCATGGAGGAAAGTGAAGGAAAGAAAGATGTACAAGCAGTTTGGCAAGAATGGCTGAAAACATTTTTGGAACAGGAAAAGAAAGGGGAAGGAGTCTCCTATCACAGCAGAAAACTAGAAAGACCGCTGTCGCAGCATCCGTTTTCCTTTTCATCTAATGATATTTCTTCTTCAATAACGGTTGCCGGCAATGTAGAAAGAAAAAACTTTACACAATTGTTTCCGATGCTGCCACTGAACGGAACGATGGTGGCGCCGCAAGAGAATATCCCTGTGATCACAGTGGAGCAAACGCTGCCGGAACAAAAGGCAAGCGAATCGTTTCTTCAGCGACTGGCGAATGTGTTTCAGTCAGGCCGCTTTACCCGCTTTCAAAATGGAAATGCGCAGCTCGTCATTCGCCTTTATCCGGAGCATTTAGGAACATTGACGGTAAAGATGGTACGGGAACAAGGAGGATTGACCGCCAAGCTGATCGTATCGACCGATTCCGCCAAAGCGCTGCTGGATGCCAATTTGCCGCAACTCTATCAAATATTGGACACCCAGCATATAGCGGTCGAGAAATGGAATGTATGGACGGAACACCACTATACGCCTAGATTTTATCAAGGAGAGCAGGAACAAGGACAAAAACAACAACAGCAGCGAAAAGAAGAGAAACCGAAAAAACAGCCGCTTTCCCATTTCACCGTGGAAATGTTGGATGCGGAAGCATAG
- the flgD gene encoding flagellar hook assembly protein FlgD has translation MTTNGIDASLLLSSYKPPERKTGNQILGKDDFLKILLVQLQNQDPLNPMEDKDFIAQMATFSSLEQMINISSMLEQWMQTTRHDALLRYSEWIGKNVYWQDGENLNSGMVKSVSQKDQQIFLELDNGTTIEANAVVKVESKK, from the coding sequence ATGACGACAAATGGCATTGATGCTAGCTTGCTGCTTAGCAGCTACAAGCCGCCGGAGCGGAAAACAGGAAATCAAATATTAGGAAAAGATGACTTTTTAAAAATATTGCTTGTCCAATTGCAAAATCAAGATCCGCTAAACCCGATGGAAGATAAAGACTTTATTGCGCAAATGGCGACATTTTCTTCGTTAGAGCAGATGATCAATATTTCGAGCATGTTGGAACAATGGATGCAAACGACGCGGCATGACGCGCTTCTTCGCTACAGCGAGTGGATCGGCAAAAACGTCTATTGGCAAGACGGGGAAAACCTTAACAGTGGAATGGTGAAATCGGTGTCGCAAAAAGATCAGCAAATTTTTCTAGAGCTTGATAATGGTACGACGATTGAAGCAAATGCTGTAGTGAAAGTGGAATCTAAAAAATAA
- the flgG gene encoding flagellar basal body rod protein FlgG, whose protein sequence is MLRSMYSGIGAMRNFQTKLDVIGNNIANVNTYGFKKGRTIFKDLVSQQIAGASGPDPNGNRGGVNPKQVGLGSQLAAIDTVHTQGSLQTTGRALDLAISGDGFFILGDANGNNRLYTRAGNFYLDSQGYIVSADGRYLLGNGNKRIQIPLTAKSFSIGSDGTVNYVDATGNLQPATNSPIQLAKFNNNDGLEKAGDNLFRETANSGAPTTGAPGANGTGTIVSGTLEMSNVDLSEEFTEMIVAQRGFQANARIITTSDEILQELVNLKK, encoded by the coding sequence ATGCTTCGTTCGATGTATTCGGGAATTGGCGCCATGAGAAATTTCCAAACGAAATTAGATGTCATTGGCAACAACATCGCAAATGTCAATACATATGGATTTAAAAAGGGAAGAACGATTTTTAAAGATTTAGTGAGTCAACAAATTGCAGGGGCAAGTGGTCCAGATCCAAACGGAAATCGTGGCGGCGTAAACCCGAAACAAGTTGGTCTAGGATCGCAACTGGCAGCGATTGATACAGTTCATACACAAGGAAGCTTGCAAACGACAGGACGTGCATTGGATTTAGCCATTTCTGGAGACGGGTTTTTCATCTTGGGAGATGCAAATGGTAACAATCGATTATATACAAGAGCTGGGAATTTCTATCTTGATTCTCAAGGTTATATCGTAAGTGCAGATGGGCGTTATTTGCTAGGTAACGGTAATAAACGAATTCAAATTCCTTTAACTGCGAAAAGTTTTAGTATTGGCTCTGATGGAACCGTCAACTATGTAGATGCAACCGGAAATTTACAGCCTGCAACGAATTCGCCAATCCAATTAGCGAAATTTAACAATAACGATGGACTAGAAAAAGCAGGAGACAATCTTTTCAGGGAAACTGCTAACTCTGGTGCACCAACTACAGGTGCTCCTGGAGCTAATGGAACTGGCACCATCGTTTCCGGTACTTTGGAAATGTCCAACGTCGACCTTTCTGAAGAATTTACGGAAATGATTGTCGCCCAACGCGGCTTCCAGGCAAATGCCCGCATTATTACGACATCGGATGAAATTTTGCAGGAGCTTGTGAATTTGAAGAAATAA
- a CDS encoding flagellar FlbD family protein, with protein sequence MIALTRLNGKKFVLNAIYIEQVEAFPDTTITLTNGKRFVVRESVQEVVDLVSDFYRQAAVLRLPRDLGGSESEKQ encoded by the coding sequence ATGATTGCACTGACTAGGCTGAATGGCAAAAAGTTTGTGCTCAACGCGATTTATATTGAACAAGTTGAGGCATTTCCGGATACGACGATCACACTAACGAATGGAAAAAGATTTGTTGTCCGCGAATCCGTACAGGAGGTTGTTGATTTAGTCAGTGATTTTTATCGGCAAGCCGCGGTGTTGCGTTTACCGCGAGATTTAGGAGGATCCGAAAGTGAAAAGCAATAA
- the fliL gene encoding flagellar basal body-associated protein FliL, translating to MKSNKLIKTMVTILVVIALIGTVALIAVMKLTGQKETGAPSVDEIVESSIDIPEITTNLADGSYVKVSFKIQTDSKDSKEEAEKRDFQIKNIIIEELAEMKAENFKGKKGMIALEEKLKQQINQVMQEGKVEQVYITSFILQ from the coding sequence GTGAAAAGCAATAAATTAATCAAAACGATGGTCACTATCCTTGTGGTGATTGCTCTCATCGGTACAGTAGCGCTAATTGCAGTGATGAAACTGACCGGTCAAAAAGAAACAGGAGCGCCAAGTGTGGATGAAATTGTCGAAAGTTCGATCGATATCCCAGAAATTACAACCAACCTAGCAGACGGGAGCTATGTAAAAGTTTCTTTTAAAATTCAAACCGACAGCAAAGATAGCAAGGAAGAAGCAGAAAAACGCGATTTTCAAATTAAAAACATTATTATCGAAGAGCTTGCGGAAATGAAGGCGGAAAACTTTAAAGGAAAAAAAGGAATGATCGCGTTAGAGGAAAAGCTGAAGCAGCAAATTAACCAAGTCATGCAAGAAGGAAAAGTGGAGCAAGTATATATTACCTCCTTTATCCTCCAATAG
- the fliM gene encoding flagellar motor switch protein FliM, whose product MTNGEVLSQSEIDALLAALSTGEMSAEELKKEEEGRRVKVYDFKRALRFSKDQIRSLTRIHENFARLLTTFFSAQLRTYVQISVASADQIPYEEFIRSIPKMTIINVFEVPPLDGHILMEVNPNIAYAMLDRVMGGRGTSINKVDNLTEIETRIMSNLFDKAFVNLRDAWESVADIDPVLADFEVNPQFLQMISPNDTVVVISLNTQIGETSGMMNICIPHVVLEPIMPRLSVHYWMQTQKKESSPEEEKALEERIRLAKLPIIAELGTAAITIEEFLQLEVGDVIELEQSIHQPLLVKVGNIPKFIGQPGKRNKKLAVQILGMVKGDENDDDE is encoded by the coding sequence ATGACGAATGGGGAAGTATTGTCACAGAGCGAAATAGACGCGCTTTTGGCGGCGCTGTCCACCGGGGAAATGAGCGCGGAAGAATTAAAAAAAGAAGAAGAAGGCAGACGTGTCAAAGTCTATGATTTTAAGCGGGCGCTTCGTTTTTCGAAAGACCAAATTCGCAGTTTAACGCGCATTCACGAAAATTTTGCTAGATTATTAACGACATTTTTCTCTGCGCAACTGCGGACATATGTGCAAATATCAGTGGCATCGGCCGATCAAATTCCGTATGAGGAGTTTATCCGCTCCATTCCGAAAATGACGATCATCAACGTTTTTGAAGTTCCGCCGCTAGACGGGCATATCTTGATGGAAGTCAATCCAAATATCGCGTATGCCATGCTTGACCGCGTGATGGGCGGCAGAGGAACAAGCATAAATAAAGTAGATAATTTGACGGAAATTGAAACGCGGATCATGTCCAATTTGTTCGATAAAGCGTTTGTCAATTTGCGCGATGCCTGGGAATCGGTGGCCGACATCGATCCCGTTTTAGCCGATTTCGAAGTAAACCCGCAGTTTTTACAAATGATATCACCGAATGATACGGTGGTCGTCATTTCGCTAAACACACAAATCGGCGAAACGAGCGGGATGATGAATATTTGCATACCGCACGTCGTGCTCGAACCGATTATGCCAAGACTATCGGTTCATTATTGGATGCAAACGCAAAAAAAAGAAAGTTCTCCGGAGGAAGAAAAAGCGCTCGAGGAGCGGATTCGTTTGGCGAAGCTGCCGATTATTGCTGAACTTGGCACGGCAGCGATTACGATTGAAGAATTTTTGCAGCTTGAAGTCGGCGATGTCATTGAACTCGAGCAGTCGATTCACCAGCCGCTTTTAGTGAAAGTCGGCAATATTCCAAAATTTATTGGGCAGCCGGGAAAGAGAAATAAAAAGCTGGCGGTTCAAATTTTAGGTATGGTTAAGGGGGACGAAAATGACGATGATGAATGA
- the fliY gene encoding flagellar motor switch phosphatase FliY, producing MMNDGMLSQDEIDALLRGVGGNDNIPALEDILSPLEQDALGEIGNISFGSSATALSMLLNQKVEITTPSVSIIERKNVANEFPLPYVAIQVNYTEGFLGTNLLVIKQDDAAIIADLMLGGDGKSTGDSLGEIQLSAVQEAMNQMMGSAATSMSTVFGKRVDISPPTIHLLDIKEGEGLEYLPDEEILIKVSFRLKIGSLIDSSIMQLLPVDFAKEIVQQLLQPAGHEEEPSESALYAGQKDDAREEKVPQWETAEASGTQPAPSANYAAGAAASYSNHDVERSIAPHSSRFAGSGRAMERNIQTADFAEFEPSPPAEAEVKNLSLLLDVPLQVTVELGRTKRSVQEILNLSTGSIIELDKLAGEPVDILVNNKLIAKGEVVVIDENFGVRVTDIISQSDRLKRLK from the coding sequence ATGATGAATGACGGCATGCTATCGCAAGATGAAATCGATGCGCTGCTGCGCGGAGTAGGCGGAAACGATAATATTCCAGCATTAGAGGACATATTGTCCCCATTAGAACAAGATGCGCTCGGGGAGATTGGCAACATTTCATTTGGAAGTTCGGCAACAGCGCTGTCGATGTTGTTAAATCAAAAGGTAGAGATTACGACGCCAAGCGTTTCCATCATTGAACGAAAAAATGTGGCCAATGAATTTCCGCTGCCGTATGTAGCGATTCAAGTAAATTATACAGAGGGATTTTTAGGAACGAATTTGCTTGTTATTAAACAAGATGATGCGGCGATTATTGCCGATTTAATGCTAGGCGGGGACGGGAAAAGCACAGGCGATTCTTTAGGAGAAATTCAGTTAAGCGCGGTGCAGGAAGCGATGAACCAAATGATGGGTTCGGCAGCAACATCGATGTCGACAGTTTTTGGAAAACGCGTCGATATTTCTCCCCCGACCATTCATTTGTTGGACATAAAGGAAGGGGAAGGGCTCGAGTATTTACCGGATGAAGAGATATTGATTAAAGTTTCGTTTCGCTTAAAAATTGGCAGTTTAATAGATTCAAGCATTATGCAGCTATTGCCTGTCGATTTCGCAAAAGAGATTGTCCAACAGCTTCTTCAGCCTGCCGGCCATGAAGAAGAGCCTTCCGAGAGCGCCTTATATGCAGGGCAAAAAGATGACGCGCGGGAAGAAAAAGTGCCGCAATGGGAAACAGCAGAGGCAAGCGGAACGCAGCCAGCCCCTTCGGCAAATTATGCAGCCGGTGCAGCAGCTTCCTATTCCAATCATGATGTTGAACGGTCTATTGCACCGCATTCGAGCCGTTTTGCCGGAAGCGGGAGAGCAATGGAGCGGAACATTCAGACGGCCGATTTTGCCGAATTTGAACCTTCCCCGCCAGCGGAAGCAGAGGTGAAAAACTTATCGCTTCTTCTCGATGTTCCGCTTCAAGTAACGGTCGAATTAGGGCGGACGAAGCGCTCCGTCCAGGAAATTCTAAATTTATCGACCGGATCGATTATTGAATTGGATAAACTGGCCGGGGAACCTGTCGATATATTGGTCAATAATAAGTTGATCGCTAAAGGAGAAGTGGTCGTAATTGACGAAAATTTTGGTGTGCGCGTGACCGATATTATTAGCCAAAGCGATCGTTTAAAAAGATTAAAATAG
- a CDS encoding response regulator: MARILVVDDAAFMRMMIKDILTKNGHEVVAEAADGRQAIEKYKETRPDIVTMDITMPEMDGITALREIKKIDSNAKVIMCSAMGQQAMVIDAIQAGAKDFVVKPFQADRVIEAINKTLG, from the coding sequence ATGGCAAGAATATTAGTGGTAGATGACGCAGCATTTATGAGAATGATGATTAAAGACATTTTAACGAAAAATGGACACGAAGTAGTAGCAGAAGCGGCGGACGGACGCCAGGCGATTGAAAAATATAAGGAAACCCGTCCGGATATTGTTACGATGGATATTACGATGCCGGAGATGGATGGCATTACCGCGTTAAGGGAGATTAAAAAAATTGACAGCAATGCGAAAGTAATTATGTGCTCGGCAATGGGGCAGCAGGCGATGGTTATTGACGCGATTCAAGCAGGGGCGAAAGATTTTGTCGTCAAGCCGTTCCAGGCCGACCGCGTCATCGAAGCAATCAATAAAACACTCGGGTGA
- the fliZ gene encoding flagella biosynthesis regulatory protein FliZ, producing the protein MFPSRVIFLCLCLIIAAATQTGFHAFAQQSPTVKECLQRPSLCEQPTNSPKSEAVPAEQAQPSPFSAWDVVRLIGATLLVISLIYGLLKFLYRRSQLLPGKKGVIEHLGGTSVGANRSVQLIKVGNRILVIGVGESIQLLCEIADESEMKEILALHNERLEQMLEPSKWGARLRNYLADKQKQPSQPHAAFRTMFLREIQELSVKRNELLKQMKQKGTASDE; encoded by the coding sequence TTGTTTCCGTCACGGGTCATTTTCTTATGTTTATGTCTTATCATCGCGGCCGCTACGCAAACAGGCTTTCATGCTTTTGCACAACAGTCGCCGACAGTAAAAGAATGTCTGCAGCGTCCTAGCTTATGCGAACAACCAACAAATTCGCCGAAAAGTGAAGCGGTGCCGGCTGAACAAGCACAACCATCGCCTTTTTCCGCTTGGGACGTCGTCCGCTTAATCGGAGCGACGCTGTTGGTAATTTCCTTAATTTACGGGCTGTTAAAATTTCTTTACCGCCGCAGCCAGCTGCTTCCCGGAAAAAAGGGAGTGATTGAGCATCTTGGCGGGACAAGCGTCGGCGCGAACCGCTCTGTCCAGCTCATCAAAGTCGGAAACCGCATCCTTGTTATTGGCGTCGGCGAATCGATTCAGTTGCTGTGCGAGATTGCTGATGAGAGTGAAATGAAAGAAATTTTAGCGCTGCATAACGAGCGGCTCGAGCAAATGCTCGAACCGAGCAAATGGGGAGCACGGCTGCGCAATTATTTAGCGGACAAACAAAAGCAGCCAAGCCAACCGCACGCTGCGTTTCGCACCATGTTTTTACGAGAAATACAGGAGCTGTCTGTAAAGCGGAACGAATTATTGAAGCAGATGAAACAGAAAGGAACGGCATCTGATGAATGA
- the fliP gene encoding flagellar type III secretion system pore protein FliP (The bacterial flagellar biogenesis protein FliP forms a type III secretion system (T3SS)-type pore required for flagellar assembly.), whose protein sequence is MNEFVHMFNQVAPENVSMSIKLLLLLTVLSIAPGILIMVTCFTRIVIVLSFVRTALGTQQMPPNQVLVGLALFLTFFIMAPTFKEINDQALQPLFSEKINLEQAYERASVPIKEFMSKHTRQKDLALFLSYSGAKKPKTVQDIPLTTLVPAFAISELKTAFQMGFMIFIPFLVIDMIVASVLMSMGMMMLPPVMISLPFKILLFVLVDGWYLVVKSLLESFQ, encoded by the coding sequence ATGAATGAGTTTGTCCACATGTTTAATCAAGTTGCGCCGGAAAATGTTTCTATGTCGATCAAACTGTTGCTGCTGTTAACGGTGCTGTCGATCGCTCCCGGCATTTTAATTATGGTGACATGCTTTACACGCATTGTCATCGTATTGTCATTTGTCCGCACAGCGCTTGGAACGCAGCAGATGCCGCCTAATCAAGTGCTCGTTGGCTTAGCGCTGTTTTTAACGTTTTTTATCATGGCGCCGACGTTTAAAGAAATCAACGATCAAGCACTGCAGCCGTTATTTTCTGAAAAGATTAATTTAGAACAGGCGTATGAACGAGCGTCTGTGCCGATTAAGGAGTTTATGAGCAAGCATACCCGGCAGAAAGATTTGGCGTTGTTTTTATCGTATAGCGGCGCGAAAAAGCCGAAAACGGTGCAAGATATTCCGCTGACTACACTTGTTCCAGCGTTTGCAATCAGCGAATTGAAAACGGCATTTCAAATGGGATTTATGATTTTTATTCCGTTTCTTGTCATTGATATGATTGTCGCTAGCGTCCTAATGTCAATGGGGATGATGATGCTCCCTCCTGTCATGATATCGCTGCCGTTTAAAATTTTATTGTTTGTGCTTGTGGATGGCTGGTATTTAGTTGTGAAATCCCTGTTAGAAAGCTTTCAGTAA
- the fliQ gene encoding flagellar biosynthesis protein FliQ: MSADFVIRLAEQGVYMILIVCGPLLLLSLAVGLLISIFQATTQIQEQTLAFVPKIVAVLVGLVFFGPWMLSKMVSYAHDILNNLTQFIG; this comes from the coding sequence ATGAGCGCCGATTTTGTGATTCGGCTTGCTGAACAAGGAGTGTATATGATTTTAATTGTCTGCGGACCGCTGCTTTTATTATCATTGGCGGTTGGGCTGCTTATCAGCATTTTTCAGGCAACGACACAAATTCAGGAGCAGACGCTGGCTTTTGTTCCGAAAATTGTCGCTGTCCTTGTTGGGCTTGTTTTTTTCGGGCCGTGGATGCTATCAAAAATGGTGTCTTACGCTCACGATATTTTAAACAATTTAACACAATTTATAGGCTGA
- the fliR gene encoding flagellar biosynthetic protein FliR gives MEKLLLHFPAFLLVFARVASFFATLPLFSYRTIPNVHKIGLSFFLSWIMFFAISQPTVAIDEMYVLLVLKEVLVGLGIGLFAYMMMAAIQIVGGLIDFQMGFAIANVIDPQTGAQSPLMGQYLHMFALLLLLSVNGHHLLLDGIFYSYQFIPLDQWPRFADGHAVQYIVKSFGTMFAIAFQMSVPLVGCLFLVDVALGIVARTVPQLNIFVVGFPVKIVVALILFIATMAALFIAVRHLFDMMFVSMRELMQLLGGT, from the coding sequence ATGGAAAAGTTACTGTTGCATTTTCCGGCGTTTTTGCTGGTGTTTGCGCGCGTTGCTTCCTTTTTTGCTACCTTGCCGCTGTTTTCGTACCGAACGATTCCGAACGTACATAAAATTGGACTATCGTTTTTCCTTAGCTGGATCATGTTTTTTGCCATTTCACAGCCAACGGTCGCTATAGACGAGATGTATGTATTGTTAGTGCTAAAAGAAGTACTCGTTGGTCTCGGGATTGGCTTGTTTGCTTATATGATGATGGCGGCAATTCAAATTGTCGGCGGATTGATTGATTTTCAAATGGGATTTGCGATTGCCAATGTCATCGACCCGCAGACAGGAGCACAAAGTCCGCTGATGGGGCAATATTTGCATATGTTTGCCTTACTGTTATTGCTTTCCGTCAACGGACATCATCTTCTGCTCGATGGCATCTTTTACAGTTATCAATTTATTCCGCTCGATCAGTGGCCGCGGTTTGCAGACGGCCATGCGGTTCAATACATCGTTAAATCATTTGGCACGATGTTTGCCATCGCTTTTCAAATGTCTGTTCCGCTCGTCGGCTGTTTATTTTTAGTCGATGTCGCGCTCGGCATCGTTGCCCGCACCGTGCCGCAGCTGAATATTTTCGTCGTCGGGTTTCCGGTAAAAATCGTTGTGGCATTGATTTTATTCATCGCAACAATGGCGGCATTGTTTATCGCCGTCCGCCATTTGTTTGATATGATGTTTGTATCGATGCGCGAGCTGATGCAGCTTCTAGGAGGCACATAA
- the flhB gene encoding flagellar biosynthesis protein FlhB: MNGLRLDLQFFAEEKTEKATPRKRQEVRKKGQVAKSADINTALVMLVVFLVLSFSRKYYKDNMLHFMSQSFEQYTRTDLTIDSVHLLFISWLKNTALIIAPVFFAAVAAACLANFLQVGFLLTTEPLKVNWNRLNPIQGLKRIVSLRAVVELLKSLLKIGVVGLVTFALLWFQLDHILSLTTKSLSTTLSSLASLTVKMGLYASVALLFLAIFDYLYQRFDFEKNIRMSKQDIKDEYKKTEGDPLIKSKIKQKQREMAMKRMMQEVPKADVVITNPTHYAVALKYEDGKMEAPIVVAKGADYVALKIKQLAKEHDVVTIENRPLAQALYRQTEIGDMIPEEFFKAVAEILAYVYRLKRKV; the protein is encoded by the coding sequence ATGAACGGATTGCGCCTTGATTTGCAGTTTTTTGCTGAAGAAAAAACGGAAAAAGCGACACCGCGAAAACGGCAGGAAGTGCGGAAAAAAGGGCAAGTGGCGAAAAGCGCCGACATCAATACCGCGTTGGTCATGCTTGTTGTATTTCTCGTTTTATCCTTTTCCAGAAAGTATTATAAAGACAACATGCTGCACTTTATGTCTCAATCGTTTGAACAATATACCCGGACCGATTTAACGATCGATTCGGTTCATCTTCTTTTTATCAGCTGGTTAAAAAACACGGCGTTGATCATCGCCCCTGTTTTTTTCGCAGCGGTTGCTGCCGCCTGTTTAGCTAATTTTTTGCAAGTAGGGTTTTTATTAACGACGGAGCCTTTAAAAGTGAACTGGAATAGGCTGAACCCGATTCAAGGACTAAAGCGGATTGTATCGCTGCGCGCGGTGGTGGAGCTGTTAAAATCGCTTTTAAAAATTGGCGTTGTTGGATTGGTGACATTCGCCTTGCTATGGTTTCAGCTTGACCATATTTTGTCGCTGACAACGAAATCTTTGAGCACGACATTAAGCTCGTTAGCTAGTTTAACGGTAAAAATGGGGCTTTATGCCTCTGTGGCGCTGCTATTTCTCGCTATTTTCGATTACTTGTACCAACGTTTTGACTTTGAGAAAAATATTCGCATGTCCAAACAAGATATTAAAGATGAATACAAAAAGACAGAAGGAGACCCGCTAATTAAATCAAAAATTAAGCAAAAACAGCGGGAAATGGCGATGAAAAGAATGATGCAGGAAGTGCCGAAAGCCGATGTAGTCATCACCAACCCGACGCATTACGCTGTCGCGCTGAAGTATGAAGACGGAAAAATGGAGGCGCCGATAGTCGTAGCGAAAGGGGCGGATTATGTGGCGCTAAAAATCAAACAACTAGCAAAAGAGCATGATGTCGTGACCATAGAAAATCGTCCGCTTGCTCAGGCGTTGTACCGGCAAACGGAAATTGGCGACATGATTCCAGAAGAATTTTTCAAAGCGGTAGCGGAAATTTTAGCGTACGTGTACCGCTTGAAACGAAAAGTTTAG